From the genome of Lutra lutra chromosome 8, mLutLut1.2, whole genome shotgun sequence:
AGGGCAGTGGCGAGAAAGGAGTCTGTGAGGAAGGCAGGAAACCTGGGTTGCAGTGGGGGAGGGATTTgcggtgggggtggaggtgagcAGGACAGCAGGGCAGTGACAGTTCTGAAGGGCCCTCTCCAGCTGCTGTAAAGGGGAGGatgcaggagtgggagaggacaCATCGAGACTGGGAAGCTGCTGTCATCGCCTGGCAGGAGGTGGTCGTGGCCTTGGCTGGCACGGGGGACATGGGGTAATTTGAGTTactggggggcaggaggaagcagtAGTCCCGGTGCCACATTGGATGGCCTTTGAGGATGAGCGCAGTTTGGGGTTTGAGCTCCTGGGTGGGAGCCAATGTGTGGAGGGATGAGGGGCACTAGAGGTCACTGGAGGTCACTGGAGCTGGAGAGGTGAGATGTGAACCAGCAGCCCAAGTAGGGGGGACCACAGAACCTGTCTAGGGAGGCAGTCCTCAGCTTTGGGAGGGACTAGgaagagttggggtgggggagcagccaCCGGCAGAGGCAAGGAGGCAGAAGAGGTGGCTGTCCTGGGCCAGGCAACTTTGCAGCCTGGAGGTGGGCAGCAGAGACCGTGGAGCAGAAGGCTACCTGGGAAGATGTCCCAGTAGAGGGTGAGACAGACAGTGCCATTCACAGCTGGCAGGACCCAGGAGCTCCTCTCTCTACAGTTTCTCAGGGGGTGGGAGGAACCCAGCAGGTGCCTAAAGATGGTTAAGGCCACCCTCTGGGGAGTTCCCAGCAAACAGCAGCGACCTCTGGCCCTCAGGCTGGGTTGGCCCAGCTCTCCCTGGAGCTGGCTCAGCCTGATGCCCAGCAGGGGCCCAGACACGGCCTGCCTGCTCTGGGTGCAGATGTGGAGTAAAATGGGTCCCACTGCTCTTGCCCTGTGGGGTGGTGACACGGCTCCGAGGGCAGGTGTCCCTCCTGGAACTCATCCTTGTCCTAGAATTTGGGATCTGGAATTCACTGTTGGGTCAGCAGGTAGAAATTTGAAGGTAGAGATTTGGCTTACATTCTGGAATGGGGCGAAAGGggggcaggcctgggctgggagctggcACCCTGCTTAGCCGCTGTGGGCCAGCCTGTATGGGCCGCCAGCTAGAGTCCAGGCGTGTCgggcctcagcttccttctctgtgaaatgggttCAATGAGCCTCATTTGTGGAGATGTTTTtaggtttatattttctttcaaggttttaaaaatattttaatttatcttattttatttttattaaaaagagagcgagaaggaggggcaaagggagaaggagagagaaaatcttaagcaggcttcacatccAGCTcagagtctgactcagggctcaatcccacgactgtgagatcatgacctgagccaaaatcaagaattggccacttgaccaactgagccacccaggcgcccttccttcGAGGTTTTGGTGAGGATTAAGTGATGTGATTTTTGTCAGGACCTCCCAGTTGATGCGGAGTCCCTGCAGAAGCTGTGGGGTTAGCTCAGAGTCTCCTAGgggaaacagacccagaaatgaGTTCCCAACAGGAGTGTGTGCAGGGTCGGGGTGGAGGAGAGTTTTGAAGGGTGAAGGATCAAAGGAGCTTGCTCCTATTTGAAAGATGAaaaaggtggggaaggggggcatctgggtggctcagtagttaagcgtctgcctccagctcaggtcatgatcccagggtcctgggatccagccctgcattgggcttcctgctcgtcaggaagcctgcttctccctcttccactccccctgcttgagttccctctttcactgtctctctttctgtcaaacaaataaataaaatcttttaaaaaaaagaaaaagaagaaaaggtgggGAAGGGCGTTCAGGGAGTGGGAACAGCAGGTGCATACTTCTCAGACAGCCTGTGATGATGCCAACCCTGGCCCTCTGGGATGGCTGAgccaagtgggggagggggagcggtGAGGCcggcgtggggggtggggtggcctgGCCCGACTGGGGTCTCCATTTCTGTGCCTCTAAATCCAGTACCCCAAGATCCTGAAATTCTGAGGTACCCctgatttgtttttctgagtTCAACCTACCTCTGTTCCAACTGCCATctggaatccattttttttttaaatccatttttataaagaCCCAGGATTGGATTATAAAGACAGCAAAAAAACAGCCTTGGCCCATTTACATtggtgcctttaaaaaaaaaaaaaccttctttttatagtattttctttagtTCAAGGCAAAGGGGTGGTTTATTTCCTGAGCCTTCCCTTGACCAGTGGCCTTTGTGGGACACCTCCCTCCCCCGCCACGCCACCTTGTCCTTTTGCGGAGGCACTAGTTCTGCCACCATGGACCTGAGTCCCATCCCTTCAGCTGATCCACTTGTCAGGAAGAGTTCAGCCATAGCTGCGTAGAATTTCATTCTGGTTTAATTTCCGGGCCGCTGGTGGCAGCTCTGTGTACTCTCGCTGCAGATCCGGCCTTTAGCAAGTCCCCTGGAGGCCGCCTGACCTGAcgcagagcctggcatggggctccgAGAGACtcgggttttatttatttattttttttagaaagtgagATTTATGCTTTTGGTGAAAAAGGGTCATAAGTTTTATAAAACTTTCTAGGGAGCTTCTATTCCCCCCCAAATTAAGAATCAGTGATTATGCCAAACACAAAGACTCAACATAACAGCACAGGGAGGAGCTATGTATCAGTGACCGGGCTGTGGCGGCTGCTGAGAGAAACAGCCCCCACGCATAAATCACAGGGTTGCTCTGGCCCTTCACATCCACTGGAGAGCTGTACTTGCAAACAGCATCCAGTAACCACAGGGCGTGAGACTCGGGTTTTAGTCTGCAGCTCCCCCACCAGCCATGGTCCCAGGCAGGTCCCCGGACGCTGACCTCGTCCAATTAGGAGGATGCATGTTAGTCACCTAGCAGTTCCTGAGGGAGCCCCCCCTTCTCCCGGCGGGATGGGAGCGCTGGGGGCAGAAACCTGAGGCCCATCCCAGCTCGTAGGGGGGCTCCCTCCCACTGGGGTAGAGGGATGGCGGCTAAATGGAGAAGTTAACCCAGGGCTAGCAGGGTCCTTGAGGGAGTTCAGCAGCCTCAAGGGAGCAGTTATATATCCTTGGTAACACCTTTCCGTGTGTAGACTCTCTGCCCGGTCTGGGTGAGGCTCCCTGCCCTagcccagctctgctgctggCAGGGGATGTGGCGTGCACACCTGTGTCCCCACTGGTCATCAAGccacacccctacccccaacccgcTGCCCTTTGCTCTTCCTTCCGTCCCCCACAGCACACCTGTCAGCAGATGCTGGTGGCTTTACCTTCCACCTACATTCGGCACCCACCCCGTCCCACCACCCCCCTGCCGATGCCAGCCCAGGGCACCCATTAGCCCCCAGGGGGTCTCCCAGCTTTCACCCTAGCCCTGCACTCTTCAGTGCAGGCAGCAGCCAGGTCCAGAGAGGAAATAGTatggggaaggagagcagggcGTGGGAAGGTGGGAAGCACTGACTGGTGAACTGAACTGGTGGAGGGAGGTGAGACCCCGGGGCCCTGACTGCCAGCCCTGGAAGGTTGGATCGTGTCTGGAAGGCGGTGGGAAACAGCTTTAGGGCCCTTCATGCTGCAGGGTGGGGATGGTGACCCATAGGTCTGGTCACCCCGCTGTGACTTCTCACCATGTCCCACTGTGGTCCATCTGGCCTtgtcacccccccaccccggaacctcgcctgctctccctcccacccGTCCCATGCACCTGTGCAGCCCCACTCCTCGGTCACTTCTTCCACCTTCAGCCTCCGCCCTTCCTGCTCTGCCTGAAACACACTTCCCCGATTCCCCTCCTCTCGGCCTGGCTGGCTGCTTCTCGTCTGCTCCAAAATCTCAGCTCGGCTCCCTCCCGGCCGTTGCTGCCTCCTCCTGCCATCACTTAGGCCTGTGATGCCTCCGTCTCTGTCCAGCTGCTCAGCATCAGGCTGGCATTTGGGGACGCCGCCCCCACGACACGTGCACGACCTCATCCCTTCCTTCGCAATGCGCCATTGCTTTACGAATGAggggactgaggcacagagaaggcaagTCACTTGCCTGAGGTGACTTTGAGCTGCAAGGAGGGCTTGAGCACAGAGAGTCCTGCCTGCCAGAGCCGTGGGCTGGAGAGGAGGACCAGAGCTGGCACAGAGCCTCCTCTCTCTGCGCTGCCCTTGGGCCCCGCCGGTTCCCTGGAGGATGTTGCGATCTTGTTCCTTACCCTGTTGGGGACACACTGTCTCCAGCACGTGCCTCCTGGCCTCTCCAGggactccctgcttctctccccaaaGAGGGCCCTGTCTTAATGGTTCCTCCTCTACTGTCCCCAAAGCCCCAGCTTCCGCCCGTCTgctttcccacccacctcctcctggcCTGCTTTTGGCCGGGGGTCCACCCTTGTCCCCAACCCTGGTGGAGCCTATCAGGAAGTACTTACTGCCCAAGAGGACCTTCCTGgtgctcttccttctttcctggggCCTCTGGAGAAGGGAGTTAATCCTTGCCAAGCCCCTCCTGTGCACTGCTCTGCTCGGGGTGCTTGCTTGTAGTTCTCCCGTTAGCCCTGAAGGGAGGGTTAGTTTTTGCAGAGGACagatctgaggctcagagaggttgtcATTACCTGAGGCCACATAGCATAAGCCACAGGCCTGGGGTTTGGCTCCAGCAGCTCTGTGGGACTCCTCAGTGTCTGGAGCATCCTTGAGTCAAGAGGCTTTTCCATTCTGCAGGATTGGGGACAGCGGGTGACATCCGGAGCTGGGCCTCAGATTCCTGACCTGGCAGGTTCCCGGTAGGAACCCTGGACTTACCTTGGCGCACAAGTCCGAGGGGCTGCGTGAATGGCAGTCCCGAAATGGTGCTGTGCACAGCTCTGGCAGCCAGCCGTGGGCGCCTGCCTTCGTCTCCCGGTGGCCAGCGTCTGCCTTGCTTGTTACCCAGACTGTCAGTAGACCAGGAGTCCCTTACACAATTCCTGTGAAGTCCAGACTTCCTGCGTCTCCCCTCCTGGGCCCCCGAGCACCAGACGTGGCACTCAGTCACACCGTGGGCCCCTCGGGTGTCTGGAAAGACTACCCGTCCTTCAGGGCCCCCCTTCTAAGGCTGAGAGTCAGCCTGGTTAGAGGGGAGAGAGCGCAGGGCTGAGAATCGAGACACTTGGGTTCAGGTTCAACCCATTCTGCCGACAACAGTCCCACCTGTGTTTGAGGCTCAGTTTTCCTCTGCCGTTAATTGGGAGAAGTACCAATTGCCCTCTCTGCCTGGCGGGGTGATCCTAAGGATTCAGAATGTGTGGCATGCCTGCACGGGGCTGGACCTTGGCTGTGTGTACACGCTCGAGTCTGGACTGTCAAATGTGTGGCTCACAAGCTACCACAGCCCACCAGTGTGCTCGTCGTTGAACCAGAACACAGCCCCACAgtctcatcttccttccttcctttcttttttttttttaattgcagaaaaACCCACATAGCACACAATAAACCATTTTAAAGCACATAGTTCAGTGGCATTGATGTTGTGCAAAGATCACCTCTGTGTAATTTCAGAACCTTTCGTCCCTATAAAAAACACCCCATGCTCATTCAGTAATCACTCCCTGTTCTCCCCTCCCTGGTCGCCTCTGGTCTGCTTCTTGTCTCTGTTTTGCCGGTTGAGGATACAGGACATAAACGAAATTATGTAACATTGACCTTCTGTGTTTGACTTCCTtcacctcttctttttctcttgttttaagttATGGCCTTGTCAGaactgttttgttgtttgtttgttttaatgactaAAAACTATTCCATTATGTGGAGATGCCACAGCtgtttctccattcatccatcgacGGACATTTGGTTTCGAATTTTTCCTAACACACAGTGCCAGGCACCAGTGGTCTCCACACTCTTGGTCATGCCCTCCTTTAGGAAAAACTTCCGAATCATTCCTCCCATTAAATGTAGATTTCTTCgtttatatacattattactCCACAGATGCAATACATTACAAAACCCACGTAAAGTATGGAcatcttagggacgcctgggtggctcagtccttaaacatctgccttcggctcaggtcatgatcccgagttcctgggatcaagccccacatcgggctccctgctcagccgggagtgggggaggggtgtttgcttcttcctctacctctccctatgcccctgctcatgtgtgctctctctcgctcactctctctcacataaataaataaattaaatctttaaaaaagtatagacATCTTAGGaagatgagattaaaaaaataataatacttatcgTATTTTTTCCTACACCTGCCACGGAGTTACTGCCCATCCTATTAGCTGAGGATGAAAATGTGCCTGAAATTAGtttcttcttttagaaaaattggaaaacacaAAGTGGAAAACAGGCAATAAAAATCCTTCCggcctctgcctcaggctcactGAAGGCCACACACCTGAGGCTCTGAGGTGAGAGGTAGaggtaatctttttttaagattttatgtatttatttgacagacagcagaagagggaacacaagcagggggagcgggagagggagaagcaggcttcccaccgagcagggacccccatgcagggctggatcccaggaccctgtgatcatgacctgagccaaaggcatttcctaatttcatttcctAGTCATTTCCTAGTTTCTGATGTCAGGAATCCGCTTAGCCAGGGGCCAGTGCCTCGGGATCCTCACAGGTTACCATATGGGGCCAGCCAGGGCTGTGGTCTTGTCTGAAGGCCGAGGGTGATTCCACTTTCAAGCTCACTCACACGGTGCCAGCCAAGGACTCGATTCCTTGTGGGCTGAGGGGCTCCGGGCCTTGTTGACTGTTGGCTGGAGGCCTTCCTCGGTTCCATGCCACATAGGCCTCTCCACCGGGCAGTTCAAAGCATGGCAGCTTCTTCATTAGAGCGAGCAAGTAGGGAGTGGCAGGAGAGAGCAAGCAAGGTGGAAGCCAAAGTCTTTGTAATCTCCTCACAGAGATCTTATCTCTCCCTTTTTGCAATATTCTGTTGGTTCACAGTGAATCTCAAGgcccagcccacactcaagggaagTAGGTTGCACAAGGCTGTGAATACCAGGAgttggggctggaggggaggcggggtggggtggagggcggCCATCTTGGCTGGCTGTCTACCCCGCTGTGTAGACCCGTCACAGAGGGCTGCTGGGTTCAAGGAGGTACCATGTGCACTGCACTTGGGGGAGTACAGATTGCCCTGTAATTGGTGGGATTGTGACTGgcgttactttttttttttaaattaatatatttatttgagagagaacgagcgatgggaggggcagagggaaagaacccatgcagactccctgctgagtgcagagctggccacggagcttgatcccagaaccccgagatcatgacctgagccaaaaccaagagtcggagggttaggggcacctgggtagctcagtcggttaagcatctgccttcgactcaggtcatgatcggagATGAGGCTGGGCATGTGCCAACATCTAGGGGAGTCGGCCTAGGGTCGGGGCTTGACAGGCCCACCTCCCAGGACGTAAGACCACTCGTTCTAGGAGGCCAGGTCCAGCTCTAGAGGAATCTTGGTGTCAGGGCCCAGGAAGACCTCCCAGGACCTGGCTGGTGGGATGGTACCGCCAGATCTGTGGTCAGAGGGCTCCTTAGAGTCCGAGGCTGAGGAAGGAAGTGATTGTCCCCTCCTGCGCCATGTGACCCGAAGCAAGTTGCCCTCCGTCTCTGGGCCTCCCCTCTGAAATGCCTGCTTCACAGCAGCCTTGTGGCTGTTTGAGGTGAAGAGGGCTCGCTGGGGTGTGGGCAGGCAGCAGGCTGAGGGCAGTAGCCTTCCCTCCTCCAGGCCTGGTGTTGGGTTGGGCGGGCCTGGGTCTCACACccggcccgcccctcccccgccccacagGTGTTCTCCATCGTGGTATTCGGCTCCATCGTGAATGAGGGCTACCTCAACAACAACTCGGGGGGCGAGAAGTTCTGCATCTACAACCGCAACCCCAGCGCCTGCAGCTATGGCGTGGCTGTGGGCGTGCTCGCCTTCCTCACCTGCCTGCTCTACCTGGCCTTGGACGTGTACTTCCCGCAGATCAGCAGCGTGAAGGACCGCAAGAAAGCTGTCCTGTCCGACATTGGGGTTTCAGGTGAGTCCCCCGGCCCCGTGGGCACCCCCCAGCACAACAGAGCCTGTGGAGGGTGTCCCCTGCCCCGCGGGCCCATCACTCCTCAGCTATGAGGCAGGTGAGGGGATGGACTTGGGGTCACCTGGCTGGCAACAGGGAGTGGTGGGGCTGGGCCTGAGATACTGCAACAGCAGGGAGGGGACACGGCTTCCCGCCCTTCAGAGGCCCCTTCTGTGCCCTCTCCCTTGGTAGAGCCTCGTGAGAAGTCAGGCAAGACTGACAGCCTGGTATGCAGTCCGGGCCTAGGGAGGGTCGGGGTCCGACATGACCTGAtgcccctgccctccagaaacAGCCTTTGGCAGAGGTGACCCGACCTCTGTCCCCAAGAGTTCTGAGAGTCTGATCGCTGGGTGCTTTGTTTGAAGGGCAGTGAGACTTTGgctgtggtctcaggtccctggCTGCGACCTCCCCCCATTACCCAGCCTGGGGCTCTCAGGATGAGTCTGGCTGGCTGTAAGCAGTGAGGCCAGTCCCTTCGACCTAGAAGCTAGAATGAAATTAGTAGTTCTCAAACTGTATTCCACGGAGCCCCAGGTTTCCCCAGCAGTGCCTATGGGCCCAGCCCTTTGGCACACACACGCTTCATCGGAGCAGCTCTGGTTCTCCCTGGGTAATCTCTGAGCACCCGCAGGAGATCTCACTGCCACGAGGCTCCCGCTACTGAACTCCCCAGGCCTCTCCTCTAGAGGGCCCACCCGAACCTCGGGCTTTATGAGGCTTCAGGTATGGAAGAAGTCAGTGCTCAGACCCAGCCAGCCAAGCTGCCCCCCttgcccagcctcctcctcctcctctctctaccctgTTAGGCCACAGTGGGGCAGTggttggggcgggggaggggggtttcaGACCGctgccccgcgccccgcccccactGCTGCAGGGGCAGCCGGTGGTCCCCAGGTGGGGATTCAGCTGGGAAATCTGTGTGTGGCTGAGGTGATAGAAATGCCTGCCCAGGATGCCtgacttttctctctgtctctccctccttccctcccctcaccGCCCCTGGCTCTCCCTGGCTCTGCTTGTGGCTGCGCTGTCCCCACGGGGCCGGCTCCTTTCTGTGGTCTCTGTCCCACTCCGTGTCTGACTGACCTCCCTGCGCTGGCCTCACCTTCCCTGTGTTCccttctctgcccacccctgcccccgggGGCCTCtccctttgggggtgggggagcgcgGGAGATGTGCTCCTGAACCCCTCCCTGGTCCTCCCCACTCACCCTCCTGCCTGGCCCCGGTGAACACCCCAGCCTTCTGGGCCTTCCTCTGGTTCGTGGGCTTCTGCTTCCTGGCCAACCAGTGGCAGGTGTCCAAGCCGAAGGACAACCCAATGAATGAAGGGACAGATGCGGCCCGGGCCGCCAtcaccttctccttcttctccatcttcaCGTGGGTGAGTACACCGCTCGCCCAGCAcgcaccctcccaccccagccaggctCCCAGGCTGCTGGCCTCGAAGCTTAGCCAGGGACTCCTGCTTCCTAGGGCCCAAACGGCCCCCTGCGTGACGCCCGCATGGGGCTGCTTCCTGAGGACGGAGGCTGTTGCCAGTGCCAGCGAGGACTGTCCCCCAGTGACGGGAGACCCTCGCTTTGGCGCAGAGCACCCTCCAGGGATCACGAAGGCCCTCCCAGCCGCTCTGGGAGTTGGGTTGTGGGCGTTTACCATAACCTTTTACAAACACAAGCAGAAGCCTTGATGGAAAGACAAGGTTTGCAGTCCTAAGGGAAGGAGCTCAGGCCTTGGCATCGGGAGACCTGGGCCACATCTTGGTGCTGCCTGGAAGTTTCCGGGACTctgtcttcccatctgtaaaatcaggCGATTGGATTTGGGGTGGGAAGTTGTCATAAACTCAGATGCCCACGGGGCAGGCAGCACATGGGAAGTTCTGAGTGGGCGGGTGATAGGTACGTGCCCTCCAAAAGGGCACCCTCGGCCCGTGTTCCAAAGCAGGAATGGGAATCCACACAGGCCAGGTCTTCCCACtttccagagaagacagaaatctgAATTTCTATGTGAAATCTGATCTTTATATGTTAGAAAttaattcaagttaaaaaaaaaaacaaaaaacctactatGTAGGTCAAAGAAAGCATGTCTCTGGGCCCCACTGGCCAGACAGCACCCCTTGGCAAACTCTAGACCTAGGCTGGGCCCTCTTTCCCACTGGTTCCCGGGTCACCTTGATGTATTTCTTCTCCTGTCATCTCCCTCCTGCAGATGTCTGGGTCACATGGGCTCCAGGCCCCCGTCCGAAGGGTTCCCCTCCCCTGTGTacagccccttcccctccatgcC
Proteins encoded in this window:
- the SYNGR1 gene encoding synaptogyrin-1 isoform X3; its protein translation is MEGGAYGAGKAGGAFDPHTLVRQPHTILRVVSWVFSIVVFGSIVNEGYLNNNSGGEKFCIYNRNPSACSYGVAVGVLAFLTCLLYLALDVYFPQISSVKDRKKAVLSDIGVSAFWAFLWFVGFCFLANQWQVSKPKDNPMNEGTDAARAAITFSFFSIFTWDYMDPSQDSSMPYAPYVEPSAGPDPAGMGGTYQQPANAFDTEPQGYQSQGY
- the SYNGR1 gene encoding synaptogyrin-1 isoform X1, giving the protein MEGGAYGAGKAGGAFDPHTLVRQPHTILRVVSWVFSIVVFGSIVNEGYLNNNSGGEKFCIYNRNPSACSYGVAVGVLAFLTCLLYLALDVYFPQISSVKDRKKAVLSDIGVSAFWAFLWFVGFCFLANQWQVSKPKDNPMNEGTDAARAAITFSFFSIFTWAGQAMLAFQRYQIGADSALFSQDYMDPSQDSSMPYAPYVEPSAGPDPAGMGGTYQQPANAFDTEPQGYQSQGY
- the SYNGR1 gene encoding synaptogyrin-1 isoform X4, translated to MEGGAYGAGKAGGAFDPHTLVRQPHTILRVVSWVFSIVVFGSIVNEGYLNNNSGGEKFCIYNRNPSACSYGVAVGVLAFLTCLLYLALDVYFPQISSVKDRKKAVLSDIGVSAFWAFLWFVGFCFLANQWQVSKPKDNPMNEGTDAARAAITFSFFSIFTWSLTAALAVRRFKDLTFQEEYSTLFPASAQP
- the SYNGR1 gene encoding synaptogyrin-1 isoform X2, whose translation is MEGGAYGAGKAGGAFDPHTLVRQPHTILRVVSWVFSIVVFGSIVNEGYLNNNSGGEKFCIYNRNPSACSYGVAVGVLAFLTCLLYLALDVYFPQISSVKDRKKAVLSDIGVSAFWAFLWFVGFCFLANQWQVSKPKDNPMNEGTDAARAAITFSFFSIFTWPPCWHFCLSQLIPVGLTAALSCSWQSLTAALAVRRFKDLTFQEEYSTLFPASAQP